Proteins found in one Paenibacillus dendritiformis genomic segment:
- the bglX gene encoding beta-glucosidase BglX: MEKSGLEQWRSRAEELLGKMTLAEKIGQTVQYGRCEERERELIAEGKIGSLLNVHGAEKVNELQRIAVEQSRLGIPLLIGDDVIHGFRTIFPIPLAEAASWDPDAMEKNARIAAIEAAAEGIRWTFAPMADITREPRWGRIAESTGEDVYLSSLAAAAKVRGFQSPNAEGYPTVAACVKHFAGYGWVEGGRDYDTTDMSERTLRETVLPPYFGGIQAGALTVMSAFSELNGVPATGSSYLLRDILREEWGFTGMVVSDWESIEELIYHGYAEDRRDSARRGLLAGVDMDMHSGVYLEHLESLVQESPELMKLLDEAVLRILMVKFRLGLFERPYVDAGEPPAVGIPAEHAEQARDSARKSIVLLQNDRGILPLDYGRHRKIALIGPLADDRHNSMGCWAWKGRDEDVVTVWDAFQSEIGPHAEVSYEPGSGINEAIPGGIDRAVELAKQCDVAVVTVGESEAMTGEHYNVASITLPACQERLIRELKEKTNTPVIVVLMNGRPLATEWVHHHADAVVEAWHLGTMTGYALVDVLTGRHNPSGRLPVTIPRSTGQIPIYYNRKNTGRPHLYEDYIDCDDSPLYPFGYGLSYTMFQYEDLQLERSTIHRDESVSVSVRVTNAGTRAGEETVQLYIRDLVGSTTRPVKELKGFRKVFLQPGESRTVSFDLTPAELGLLDEQFRFKVEAGKFHIWIGPHSEEGLQAELTVT; this comes from the coding sequence ATGGAAAAGAGCGGGTTGGAGCAATGGAGGAGCCGGGCGGAGGAGCTGCTTGGCAAAATGACGCTGGCCGAGAAGATCGGCCAGACTGTTCAATACGGCCGCTGCGAGGAGCGGGAGCGGGAACTGATCGCGGAGGGAAAGATCGGTTCGCTGCTGAACGTGCACGGCGCCGAGAAAGTGAATGAGCTGCAGCGAATCGCGGTAGAGCAGAGCCGGCTCGGCATTCCGCTGTTGATCGGCGACGATGTCATTCACGGCTTCCGCACCATCTTCCCGATTCCGCTCGCCGAAGCGGCGAGCTGGGATCCGGACGCGATGGAGAAGAATGCCCGCATCGCGGCGATCGAGGCGGCGGCGGAAGGGATCCGCTGGACGTTCGCCCCGATGGCGGACATTACGCGCGAGCCCCGCTGGGGGAGAATCGCGGAGAGCACGGGAGAGGACGTCTACTTGTCATCCCTGGCCGCAGCCGCGAAGGTGAGAGGCTTCCAGAGCCCGAACGCGGAAGGGTATCCGACGGTCGCCGCCTGCGTCAAGCATTTCGCCGGATACGGCTGGGTGGAAGGCGGACGCGATTACGATACGACCGACATGTCGGAGCGGACGCTGCGGGAGACCGTGCTGCCGCCTTACTTCGGCGGCATTCAGGCCGGCGCCTTGACCGTCATGAGCGCCTTCAGCGAGCTGAACGGGGTGCCTGCCACCGGCAGCTCCTACTTGCTGCGGGATATTTTGCGGGAGGAATGGGGCTTCACCGGCATGGTGGTCAGCGACTGGGAATCGATTGAAGAATTGATCTATCACGGCTATGCGGAGGATCGCCGCGATTCCGCCCGCAGAGGGCTGCTTGCCGGGGTCGATATGGACATGCATTCCGGCGTCTACCTGGAGCATCTCGAATCGCTCGTCCAGGAGAGCCCCGAGCTGATGAAGCTGCTGGATGAAGCGGTGCTGCGCATTCTGATGGTGAAATTCCGGCTCGGTTTGTTCGAGCGGCCGTATGTCGATGCCGGGGAGCCGCCAGCGGTTGGCATTCCGGCGGAACATGCGGAGCAGGCCAGAGACAGCGCGCGCAAATCGATCGTGCTGCTGCAGAACGACCGCGGCATCCTGCCGCTCGATTATGGCCGGCACCGGAAGATCGCCTTGATTGGCCCGCTGGCGGATGATCGTCACAACTCGATGGGCTGCTGGGCCTGGAAGGGCCGGGACGAGGATGTCGTGACGGTATGGGATGCGTTCCAATCCGAGATCGGGCCTCATGCCGAGGTGTCCTATGAGCCGGGGAGCGGCATCAACGAGGCGATACCGGGCGGCATCGATCGCGCCGTCGAGCTGGCCAAGCAATGTGATGTCGCCGTCGTTACGGTGGGCGAGAGCGAAGCGATGACAGGCGAGCATTATAATGTCGCCTCAATCACGCTTCCGGCTTGCCAGGAGCGTCTGATCCGGGAGCTGAAGGAGAAGACCAATACGCCAGTCATCGTCGTCCTGATGAACGGGCGGCCGTTGGCGACCGAATGGGTGCATCATCATGCAGATGCGGTCGTGGAGGCTTGGCACTTGGGAACGATGACCGGCTATGCGTTGGTCGATGTGCTGACGGGGCGCCATAACCCCAGCGGGCGCTTGCCGGTCACGATCCCGCGTTCTACCGGACAAATTCCGATTTATTATAACCGTAAAAATACGGGCCGCCCGCATTTGTATGAGGATTATATCGATTGTGACGATTCGCCGTTGTATCCGTTCGGATACGGCCTCAGTTATACGATGTTCCAATATGAGGATCTGCAATTGGAACGAAGCACGATTCACCGGGATGAGTCGGTCTCGGTCTCGGTGCGGGTGACGAATGCGGGAACGCGCGCCGGGGAAGAGACGGTGCAGCTGTATATCCGCGATCTGGTCGGAAGCACGACGCGTCCCGTCAAGGAACTGAAGGGCTTCCGCAAAGTATTTCTCCAGCCGGGGGAAAGCCGGACCGTCAGCTTCGACTTGACGCCGGCAGAGCTGGGACTGCTGGATGAACAATTCCGGTTCAAGGTGGAGGCGGGCAAGTTCCATATCTGGATCGGGCCTCATTCCGAGGAAGGGCTGCAGGCTGAATTGACGGTAACGTAG
- a CDS encoding amylo-alpha-1,6-glucosidase, translating to MDYRVIKEGELFFLTGLDGDIVAGDDQGHGLYMKDTRYLSRMEVWIDGEKPTLLSSVGDKSYLASFRLMKDKKDEGAIEVLRERFIYDGILYERCTLTNYFTHPVEFEFSAFFDADFQDMFLVRKYRTGEVGKQEETRAGNRELALSYLGADKVRRATRIAWDAEGTADASGTVRFPVSLDARQKKEITFFITPSSDHHPAADPLTYEEGLRKLEASYVQWYENSSKVSTDSERFNGLYQRGLQDLRMLTTDVGYGDTTVAGLPWFAVPFGRDSLITALFMLPVNPGIVKGTLRTLAAYQGEKVDPWRDEQPGKIMHEIRFGELVTTKQSPFSPYYGTVDATPLFLVVLGEYYRWTGDLALVEELKPNVIRALEYIDSALEAGSGFVAYRQEAEKGFPNQGWKDSANSIVHRSGEYAEAPIALSEVQGYVYQAKKSLAPIVAVMGDAEWAQRLDEEAERLRASFESSFWMEDEQCYAIALDKDQRQVHSVTSNPGHLLMSGLPEASRAKALSQRLMKDDMFNGYGIRTMSTEAAGYYPMSYHNGSVWPHDNAMILLGLGKLGFKQEAGRVISGLLQASSFFEYQRLPELFCGYGSETGHPVPYPTTCSPQAWAAGTSIVFLQAMLGLYPNAVKREIALSPFLPEGMDQLTTERIAIGSGHLSVSVTRREGESFAVEILENTTGFELIP from the coding sequence ATGGACTATCGCGTAATCAAAGAAGGCGAGCTGTTTTTCCTGACGGGTCTGGATGGAGATATCGTCGCGGGCGATGATCAGGGTCACGGATTGTATATGAAGGACACGCGCTATCTAAGCCGCATGGAAGTGTGGATTGACGGCGAGAAGCCGACACTGCTCTCTTCCGTCGGCGATAAGAGTTATCTGGCTTCCTTCCGGCTGATGAAGGACAAGAAGGATGAAGGAGCCATTGAAGTGCTGCGGGAGCGGTTTATTTATGATGGCATTTTATATGAGCGCTGCACGTTAACGAACTATTTTACCCATCCGGTCGAGTTTGAATTTTCGGCCTTCTTCGATGCGGATTTCCAGGACATGTTCCTCGTCCGGAAGTATCGCACCGGCGAAGTGGGCAAGCAGGAGGAGACGCGGGCTGGCAACCGGGAATTGGCCCTGTCGTATCTCGGGGCCGACAAGGTGAGAAGAGCGACGCGCATCGCGTGGGACGCGGAAGGAACGGCAGATGCGAGCGGCACCGTGCGCTTCCCTGTGTCGCTGGACGCGCGGCAGAAGAAGGAGATTACGTTTTTCATCACTCCGTCATCGGATCATCATCCGGCAGCGGATCCATTGACGTATGAAGAAGGGCTGCGGAAGCTCGAGGCGTCTTATGTCCAATGGTACGAGAACAGCTCGAAGGTAAGCACGGATTCGGAACGGTTCAACGGGCTGTACCAGCGGGGGCTTCAAGATCTGCGCATGCTGACGACCGATGTCGGCTATGGCGATACGACGGTGGCGGGACTGCCATGGTTCGCCGTGCCGTTCGGAAGAGACAGTCTGATTACGGCGCTGTTCATGCTGCCTGTTAATCCGGGTATCGTCAAGGGCACGCTCCGAACGCTCGCCGCTTATCAGGGAGAAAAGGTCGATCCGTGGAGAGACGAGCAGCCGGGCAAGATTATGCACGAGATTCGGTTCGGGGAATTGGTCACGACGAAGCAATCGCCGTTCTCTCCTTATTACGGCACGGTGGATGCGACGCCGCTGTTCCTGGTCGTGCTCGGCGAGTACTACCGTTGGACGGGAGATCTCGCTCTCGTCGAGGAATTGAAGCCGAATGTCATCCGCGCGCTGGAATATATCGATTCGGCCCTGGAGGCGGGCTCCGGGTTCGTCGCTTACCGTCAGGAGGCGGAGAAGGGATTCCCGAATCAAGGATGGAAGGACTCGGCGAATTCGATCGTGCATCGCTCCGGCGAATATGCGGAAGCTCCGATCGCGTTGTCCGAGGTGCAGGGATACGTCTACCAGGCCAAAAAATCGCTTGCTCCGATTGTGGCTGTCATGGGCGATGCCGAGTGGGCGCAGCGATTGGATGAGGAAGCGGAGCGGCTCCGCGCGAGCTTCGAGTCCTCCTTCTGGATGGAGGACGAGCAGTGCTATGCGATTGCGCTTGACAAAGACCAACGCCAGGTCCACAGCGTCACCTCCAATCCGGGCCATCTGCTGATGTCCGGCTTGCCGGAGGCTTCCCGGGCGAAGGCGCTGTCCCAGCGCTTGATGAAGGACGATATGTTCAACGGATACGGCATCCGCACGATGAGCACGGAAGCGGCAGGCTACTATCCGATGAGCTATCATAACGGCAGCGTGTGGCCGCATGACAATGCGATGATTCTGCTCGGGCTGGGCAAGCTTGGCTTCAAGCAGGAGGCGGGACGGGTCATATCAGGCCTGCTCCAGGCTTCTTCCTTCTTCGAATATCAGCGGCTGCCTGAATTGTTCTGCGGCTATGGATCCGAGACCGGCCATCCGGTCCCTTATCCGACGACATGCTCGCCGCAGGCCTGGGCGGCAGGAACATCGATCGTCTTCCTGCAAGCCATGCTGGGTTTGTACCCGAATGCCGTGAAGCGGGAGATTGCGCTCTCGCCGTTCCTTCCGGAAGGAATGGATCAATTGACGACTGAGCGCATCGCCATCGGTTCGGGCCATCTGTCGGTAAGCGTCACCCGCCGCGAGGGCGAATCGTTCGCCGTTGAAATTTTGGAGAATACGACGGGATTTGAATTGATTCCATAA